A single Nicotiana tabacum cultivar K326 chromosome 5, ASM71507v2, whole genome shotgun sequence DNA region contains:
- the LOC107826067 gene encoding nuclear transcription factor Y subunit A-10-like, whose translation MSMHTIFTERNETATWWGSLVPQSVESFKSASMTMKQPSKGDTTEFTTSSESQSGDSKSSEKLSNVVDGVSMKSSNTDYQGHFEPLIYAKYPYGEKSLGLFSTYGSQVSGRVMLPLNLTSDEGPIFVNAKQYHGILRRRKFRAKEMENKLLKPRKPFLHLSRHLHAMRRPRGGGGRFLNTRKMNGSTNDGTTKTSNRKSQPTGSQNSEVLQSDHIGNFNSPKETTSRMSCNSSEVTSFYSRGDLDTYPVHNPRPSVQAFFYMMNTGHDILMGSKWGSAAADSCCNLNI comes from the exons ATGAGCATGCATACTATATTTACCGAAAGGAATGAAACTGCAACTTGGTGGGGCAGCCTTGTGCCTCAATCAGTGGAGTCTTTCAAATCTGCATCTATGACTATGAAGCAGCCTTCCAAGGGGGACACTACTGAATTTACTACTTCCTCTG AATCTCAGTCAGGCGATTCCAAATCTTCAGAAAAGCTTTCAAATGTTGTGGATGGTGTTTCTATGAAATCATCTAATACGGACTATCAAGGCCACTTTGAGCCCCTG ATTTATGCAAAGTATCCTTATGGAGAGAAGAGCCTTGGGTTATTTTCAACTTATGGTTCTCAAGTTTCG ggCCGTGTTATGCTACCACTGAATTTGACCTCTGATGAAGGCCCGATATTTGTCAATGCGAAGCAGTATCATGGGATACTTAGGCGTAGAAAGTTTCGTGCAAAGGAGATGGAGAATAAATTGCTTAAACCACGCAAG CCATTCTTGCACCTCTCGCGCCATCTCCATGCCATGCGCCGACCTAGGGGAGGTGGTGGCCGCTTCTTGAACACAAGGAAGATGAATGGAAGTACCAATGATGGTACAACCAAGACTAGTAACAGGAAATCTCAACCCACTGGATCACAGAATTCTGAAGTTCTGCAGTCTGATCATATAGGCAATTTTAACTCACCAAAGGAAACAACAAGCAGAATGTCCTGTAATTCATCAGAGGTTACAAGCTTCTACTCCAGGGGAGATCTTGATACTTATCCAGTTCACAATCCTAGGCCATCAGTTCAGGCTTTTTTTTATATGATGAATACTGGCCATGATATTCTCATGGGCAGTAAGTGGGGTTCTGCAGCAGCAGATAGTTGCTGCAACCTCAACATTTGA